The following are encoded together in the Plasmodium vinckei vinckei genome assembly, chromosome: PVVCY_12 genome:
- a CDS encoding dolichyl-phosphate-mannose protein mannosyltransferase, putative produces MIYNHHFIGIFFLVSFFFKVYNCLYVTDGSAIILENTGTKYKLFSTDMKWGTGSGNQIVTTISTDKNEESLLWIVNVYEEGKSVVGSKIQCDEIVTLKHVKSNGYLVGSQHYSILSSNFELSVDSDNTFGKFQVVCENKKSDPYWMLNENVYLKSLNQNGYLSTSKKYEFNQYNCHNCPILYHLETCITKSSYQLNEYKWVAKSGVIISAFGEEKSNKYNDDDDEL; encoded by the exons atgatTTATAATCACCATTTTAttggtattttttttttggtttcatttttttttaaagtataTAATTGTCTTTATGTGACTGATGGCAGCGCAATCATTTTAGAAAACACTGGGACAAAATACAA actTTTTTCAACGGATATGAAATGGGGAACAGGGTCCGGAAATCAAATAGTG ACTACCATATCTactgataaaaatgaagaatcATTATTATGGATTGTTAACGTTTACGAAG AAGGTAAAAGTGTGGTGGGAAGTAAAATACAGTGTGATGAAATTGTCACACTAAAGCATGTTAAATCAAATGGCTACTTAGTAGGGTCTCAACACTATTCAATATTATCCAGTAATTTTGAg ttaaGTGTTGATAGTGATAATACTTTCGGGAAATTTCAAGTTGTTTgtgaaaacaaaaaaagcGACCCCTACTGGATGctaaatgaaaatgtttATTTGAAAAGTTTGAATCAAAATGGATACCTATCCACCagcaaaaaatatga ATTTAATCAGTATAATTGCCACAACTGCCCAATCTTATATCATTTAGAAACATGCATTACAAAAAGCAGCTACCAActtaatgaatataaatggGTAGCCAAATCG GGGGTCATTATTAGTGCCTTTGGAGAAGAAAAATCgaacaaatataatgatgatGATGACGAACTTTAA
- a CDS encoding eukaryotic translation initiation factor 2 subunit beta, putative, giving the protein MEEKIEEKIEEKIEEKVEEKVEEKVEEKVEEKVEEKVEEKVEEKVEEKIEDASKAFIDLDKVNDEAAQLFDFGEKKKKKKKKEVVNKAEVIIDGTGKVFEKGAVYPYEELLHRIQDLVNKHNIDLCISKKYTIKPPQVVRVGSKKVAWINFKDICTIMNRNEEHVFHFVLAELGTEGSIAGEGQLVLKGKYGPKHIEALLRKYITEYVTCQMCKSPNTAMEKDSRTRLFHQHCNACGAKRSVTTIKSGFHALGRGERRKAKHTN; this is encoded by the exons atggaagaGAAAATTGAAGAGAAAATTGAAGAGAAAATTGAAGAGAAAGTTGAAGAGAAGGTTGAAGAGAAGGTTGAAGAAAAGGTTGAAGAAAAAGTAGAAGAGAAAGTAGAAGAAAAAGTAGAAGAAAAGgttgaagaaaaaattgaagATGCCAGCAAAGCCTTTATTGACCTTGACAAAGTAAATGATGAAGCAGCAcaattatttgattttggtgaaaagaaaaaaaagaaaaaaaagaaggaaGTTGTAAACAAAGCTGAAGTTATTATAGATGGTACAGGAAAAGTATTTGAAAAAGGTGCAGTATATCCATATGAAGAATTGTTACATAGAATTCAAGATTTAGttaataaacataatatagatttatgcatatcaaaaaaatatacaataaaacCACCACAAGTTGTTAGAGTTGGTTCAAAAAAAGTAGCATGgattaattttaaagatATATGTACAATTATGAACAGGAATGAAGAGCATGTCTTCCATTTCGTTCTTGCCGAATTAGGAACTGAAGGATCTATAGCAGGAGAAGGACAATTAGTtttaaaaggaaaatatggGCCTAAACATATTGAAGCATTgttaagaaaatatataacagaATATGTTACTTGCCAAATGTGTAAAAGCCCAAATACTGCTATGGAGAAGGATAGTAGAACAAGACTTTTCCATCAACATTGCAACGCTTGTGGAGCAAAAAG ATCTGTTACTACTATCAAGAGTGGTTTCCATGCCCTTGGAAGAGGAGAAAGAAGAAAAGCAAAACACACAAACTAa
- a CDS encoding inner membrane complex sub-compartment protein 1, putative produces MGNIVSCCSLDESKKYVNDDEILETFSNAEINEFKNRLKNNIQIVVLLQDGTKLPCNLQANFTEKTLCISCHQKVRMINFSDIRSLLYGEEQLKRVETQANLISGNCCLALHLDDSGNCIPIKFEAMKDKNLFIYIMRDYKKN; encoded by the exons ATGGGGAATATTGTATCCTGTTGTTCACTAGATGAATCTAAAAAATACGTAAACGATGACGAAATATTGGaaa caTTTTCAAATGCTGAGATAAACGAATTTAAAAACCGgctaaaaaataacatccAAATAGTTGTTCTGTTACAA gATGGAACCAAATTACCTTGTAATTTACAAGCAAATTTCACTGAAAAAACTTTATGTATATCTTGCCACCAAAAG GTACGAATGATTAATTTCAGTGATATTCGATCATTATTGTATGGAGAAGAACAATTAAAAAGAGTAGAAACACAAGCAAATTTAATTAGTGGCAATTGTTGTTTGGCGTTACATTTAGATGATAGTGGTAATTGTATACCTATAAAATTTGAAGCAATGAAAgacaaaaatttatttatttatattatgagagattataaaaaaaattaa
- a CDS encoding 50S ribosomal protein L22, mitochondrial, putative, protein MLGNLIKGVVNNINLINKRNINTNVQLRNPYYRKKGFWEWRRRIIHRYNEKRYIRKGIKPKIYNEKEEKIKNRKDDRYWTFKVYQLKISLRNLNNFGRLIKGLHLEDAIIFLESIPQIRINNILNSLLNSKDKIINNFNGDISRLYIDNVQIHYNTPMKYIKYHALGHFGLVKSYRNTFTYTIKQMNIQEFYHKIFIRGNVPRSLSHNMRLYLNQDRINKDNLIEWYPYICANSRYYFREKLRYLNNIYQFNYYKSRNNWIENYFKNIDRRKQELQMQRNEITQMLEK, encoded by the coding sequence atgttaggaaatttaattaagggagttgtaaataatattaatttaataaataaaaggaatataaatacaaatgtACAACTACGAAACCCttattatagaaaaaaaggaTTTTGGGAATGGAGAAGAAGAATTATACATCGATATAACGAGAAAAGATATATAAGAAAAGGAATAAAacctaaaatatataatgaaaaagaagaaaaaataaaaaatcgtAAAGATGATAGATATTGGACATTTAAAGTAtatcaattaaaaataagtttaagaaatttaaataattttggtAGATTAATAAAAGGTTTACATTTAGAAGAtgctataatatttttagaatCTATACCACAAATacgaataaataatatacttaattcattattaaattcgaaagataaaataataaataattttaatggaGATATATCAAGATTATATATTGATAATGTCCAAATACATTATAATACACctatgaaatatattaaatatcaTGCATTAGGACATTTTGGATTAGTAAAAAGTTATAGAAATACATTTACTTATACAATTAAACAAATGAATATTCAAgaattttatcataaaatatttataagagGAAATGTTCCAAGATCTTTATCACATAATATGagattatatttaaatcaaGATCGAATtaataaagataatttAATTGAATGGTATCCATATATTTGTGCAAATTCTAGATATTATTTTAGAGAAAAGTTAAGAtacttaaataatatttatcagtttaattattacaaaTCAAGAAATAATTGGATAGAaaactattttaaaaatattgatagAAGAAAACAGGAGCTACAAATGCAAAGAAATGAAATTACTCAAATGTTAGAAAAATAG